The Aureimonas mangrovi genome contains the following window.
CGCAGCTTTCCACCGGCGACATGCTGCGTGCGGCGGTTGCGGCGGGGACGGACGTCGGCAAGCGAGCACAGGCGGTAATGGACGCGGGCGAGCTCGTTTCGGACGAGATCGTCGTCGGGATCGTCGATGAGCGAATCGAGGAGCCCGACGCGAAGAAAGGCTTCGTTCTCGACGGCTTTCCGCGCACTGTTCCGCAGGCCGACGCTCTGGAGAAGATGCTCTCCGAAAAGGGCCTGAAGGTCGACGCGGTTATCGAGTTCCAGGTTGACGAGAAGGTGCTCGTCGGCCGGATCGAGAAGCGCGCCGCCGAGACGGCCGCCAAGGGTCTCCCGATCCGCAAGGACGACAAGCCGGAGGTGTTCCTTCGCCGGCTCGAGGAGTTCAAGGCTGCGACGACAGCCGTCGGCCCGTACTATCGCGAACGCGGCATTCTGCATTCGATTGATGGCATGGCACCGATCGACGAGGTGACGCGCCGCATCGAGGAGATCCTCACGGCCGCGGCGCTCGATTAGGACAACAGACACGGGCGGGCGCCCGGTTGACTTGCGGCGCCCTCTCGATTATCTGCGCACCATCCTTTCAGGTGGAAACGCGGCTGGCCGTCCGAGCAGGGCGTTGCCGGCCTTTCGCCTGTAGGTATCCCGCAAGGGCCGGCCTCCACCGGACGCGGGGTTCTGTCAAACGCGCCGACAGATCGTCGGCCCACATGGAGAGACGAATATGGCCCGTATTGCCGGCGTCAACATTCCGACCAACAAGCGCGTCGTCATCGCGCTGCAGTACATCCACGGCATCGGCCCGCGCTTCGCGCAGGAGATCGTCGAGAAGGTCAACCTCGCTGCCGAGCGTCGCGTGAACGACCTGACGGACGCCGAGATCCTGCAGATCCGCGAGATGATCGACCGTGACTACCGGGTCGAGGGCGATCTTCGTCGCGAGACCTCTATGAACATCAAGCGCCTGATGGACCTTGGCTGCTATCGCGGCCTGCGCCATCGTCGAGGCCTGCCGGTTCGTGGCCAGCGCACGCACACCAATGCGCGCACCCGCAAGGGTCCTGCCAAGGCAATCGCCGGCAAGAAGAAGTAATCTCGGGGAGGGCCATCGGGCTCTCCTCGTTCATGGGTGCGCCGGGCCGGCGCGCCCGGTGTAGCCGCCGGCATTACGGCGGTGTCGATATCCAAGGGAATAGAGAATGGCCAAGGAAGCACAGCGCGTCCGTCGTCGCGAGCGCAAGAACATCACCTCGGGCGTCGCCCACGTGAACTCCTCGTTCAACAACACGCTGATCACCATCACGGACGCGCAGGGCAACGCCATCGCCTGGTCGTCGGCCGGTGCGCAGGGGTTCAAGGGCTCGCGCAAGTCGACGCCGTTTGCTGCGCAGATCGCTGCCGAAGATGCTGCCAAGAAGGCGCAGGAACACGGCATGCGTACCCTCGAAGTCGAGGTCTGCGGACCCGGCTCGGGTCGCGAGTCGGCGCTGCGCGCGCTGCAGGCCGCCGGCTTCACGATCACCTCGATCCGCGATGTGACGCCGATCCCGCACAACGGCGTTCGCCCGCGCAAGAAGCGCCGCGTCTAAGGCCGTCTTCGAAGACTGCACCGCACCGCTTATCCAGCGGTGCGGTTTTGCCCGTTTCGAGAGGGGGGATCCTTCTCATGAGACGCCCGATGCCACGATTGGATGGTGGCCGGGCAGTTGAAAGGCAAAAGCCATGATCGCTAGCAACTGGCAGGACCTGACCAAGCCGAATCAGGTCGTCTTCAAGAGCGGCTCGCGCACGAAGGCCTCGCTCGTCGCTGAGCCGCTGGAGCGCGGCTTCGGCCTGACGCTCGGCAACGCGCTGCGTCGCGTTCTTCTGTCCTCGCTGCAGGGCGCGGCGGTGACTGCGATCCAGATCGACGGCGTTCTCCACGAATTCTCCTCGATCGCCGGTGTGCGCGAGGACGTCACCGACATCGTCCTGAACGTCAAGGAAATCGCCATCGGCATGCAGGGCGAGGGCCCGAAGCGCATGGTCCTGCGCAAGCAGGGCCCAGGCGTCGTCACTGCCGGCGACATCCAGACCGTTGGTGATATCGAGATCCTGAACCCCGAGCATGAGATCTGCACGCTCGACGAGGGCGCAGAGATCCGCATCGAGTTCACCGTGAACACCGGCAAGGGCTATGTGCCGGCCGACCAGAACCGCGCCGAGGATGCGCCGATCGGGCTCGTGCCGGTCGATTCGCTGTTCTCGCCGGTGAAGAAGGTGTCCTACAAGGTCGAGAATACCCGCGAGGGGCAGGACCTGAACAAGGACAAGCTGACGATGGAGATCGAGACCGATGGCTCGATCTCGGGCGAGGACGCCGTGGCCTACGCCGCGCGCATCCTGCAGGATCAGCTTTCGGTGTTCGTGAACTTCGAGGAGCCGCAGCGCGACCAGCGCGGGGCCGCCGACGAGCAGATCGCAGAGCTCGCCTTCAACCCGGCGCTGCTCAAGAAGGTCGACGAACTCGAGCTCTCGGTGCGCTCGGCCAACTGCCTGAAGAACGACAACATCGTCTATATCGGTGATCTGATCCAGAAGACCGAGGCGGAGATGCTGCGCACGCCGAACTTCGGGCGCAAGTCGCTGAACGAGATCAAGGAAGTGCTGGCCTCCATGGGCCTGCATCTCGGCATGGAAGTGAACGCCTGGCCGCCGGAGAACATCGACGATCTGGCCAAGCGCTACGAAGACCAGTACTGAGAACCAACCGCCGCCTCCGGGCGGCGGTCGCATGCCAGACCAATCATTCAAAGGCACATGCGACCCGCTTGAAGGGAACGCGAGGATGCCGTCCCCCGGCGAGAATGCCGGCATTTTTCGAGGAAGAACACGATGCGTCACGCCAATCGGGGCCGCAAGCTCAACCGCACCCACGAGCATCGCAAGGCGATGTTCGCCAACATGGTCGCTTCGCTCATCGAGCACGAGCAGATCGTAACAACCCTGCCGAAGGCGAAGGATCTTCGCCCGATCGTCGAGAAGATGATCACGCTCGGCAAGCGCGGCGACCTGCATGCGCGCCGCCAGGCGATCAGCCAGGTGCGCGACGAGACCGTCATCAAGAAGCTGTTCGATACGCTGGCTCCCCGCTATGCGGACCGCAACGGCGGATACACACGCGTGCTCAAGGCGGGCTTTCGTCGCGGCGACAATGCGCCGATGGCGGTGATCGAGTTCGTCGACCGTGACGTCGATGCGCGCGGCGCGATCGATCGCGCTCGCGTTGAGGCCGAAGGCGAGAACGAGGCCGCCTAAGCCACACAGCGTTGATTTTTGAAGGCGGCGGGTGCGGATTTTCGTGCCTGCCGCCTTTGCTATGGAGGCGCTCCGTCGTATGTCGGGGCAGGGGCGGCGTGTCGCCCCATGAGGCCGGCTTAGCTCAGCGGTAGAGCAGCGGTTTTGTAAACCGAAGGTCGGGGGTTCAATCCCCTCAGCCGGCACCATTCTTGCTGTCCGAGGGCCCAAGAGCCTTCAAGGACAGCGCCGCGAGGGAAGCGGCGACTGATTCGACGTTCTCCCCGCGCTTGCGAACGACGGCGCATTCCCCGACAGTCTGTGCGGCGATTCTGCGGCGGCCTTTCGCCGGGACGGGATGAAAGGGCGTAGGGCGATGGATCTCATTTACGGGCTGTTCTCGGCGATCGAGGACTTCACGTGGGGCTGGGCCCTTATTCCCATCCTGGTGATCTTCGGCGTCTTCATCACCGTGATGAGCGGCTTCGTGCAGTTCGAATATGTCGGGCGGATGTTCCGTGTGCTGTCCGCCAAGAACCAGAGCGGCGATCCCAACGCGATCAGCGCCCGCGAGGCGCTCCTCGTCTCCGTCGGCGGGCGCGTGGGCGGCGGGAACATCGCGGGTGTCGCCGTCGCCATCACCATCGGCGGTCCGGGCGCGGTGTTCTGGATGTGGGCAGTGGCGCTGATCGGCATGGCGACGAGCCTCGTCGAATCGACGCTCGCGCAGGTCTACAAGCGCGCGAACGGTGACGGCACCTATCGCGGCGGCCCCGCCAGCTACATCATCCACGGTCTCGGCGCACAGTATCGATGGCTCGCGATCTTCTACGCCCTGTGCCTGATGGCGGCTTTCGCCTTCGGCTTCAACGCTTTCCAGGGCAATACCTTCGCGGGCGCGGTGAACGATTCGTTCGGCCTCGGTCGCGGCTGGAGCGGCGCATTCCTCGCCGTCCTCACGGGCTTCATCGTCTATGGCGGCATCAAGCGGATCGCCAAGGCATCGGACGTGATCATCCCGATCATGGCGTTCGGCTACATCGGCATGGCGCTCCTAATCATCGTGCTTAACATCACGGACGTGCCGAGCGTCCTCTACTCGATTGTCGCGAACGCGTTCGGCTTCGAGGAGGCCGTCGGCGGGGGCGTCGGGGTCGCGCTAGCGCAGGGGCTGCGTCGCGGCCTGTTCTCCAACGAGGCAGGGCTCGGCTCCGCGCCGAATGTCGCCGCGACGGCCGACGTGCGGCACCCGATCAGCCAGGGGATCACGCAGTCCTTCTCGGTCTTCATCGATACGATCATCATCTGCTCGTGCACGGCCTTCATCATCCTCCTGAGCCCGGTCTATCAGCCGGGCGCCGAGGGCATCGACGGCGTGGTGCTGACCCAGCAGTCGCTTGTCAGCCATGTCGGGGACTGGTCGCAGTACTTCCTGACCTTCGCGATCCTGCTCTTCGCCTTCTCCTCCATCATCTACAACTACTATCTCGGGGAGACGGCGCTTTCGGTGATGACGCAGAACCCGGTGGCGCTGCACGTCCTGCGGCTCGCGATCGTCGCCGTCGTGTTCCTCGGGGCGACGGCGCCCGGGGCGAGCGCGGTGTTCTTCTTCTCCGACCCGCTGATGGGCGTGCTCGCGCTTGTCAACCTGATGGCGATCATGATGCTTTTCCCGATCGCGCTGCGCGTGCTCAACGACTTCCGGGCGCAGTTAAAGGCGGGGGTTTCGCGCCCGGTCTTCGATCCTGAGCGCTTCTCGGACCTTGCGATCGATCCGACCGCCTGGCCGCATGCGCGCAAGGCCGGGGAGGAAGGGGCATCGCGCGATGACAAGCCGACGGCTGGCGCGGCGCCGGCCACGGCGCGCTGACGGGAAAATCGTGCTGGCGACGATTGACTTCCGGCGTGAGACACCGCAGATCGCCGTTGTGGCTGGTTCGTCCAGCCATTCGGAGCGTAGCGCAGCCTGGTAGCGCATCTGGTTTGGGACCAGAGGGTCGCAGGTTCGAATCCTGCCGCTCCGACCAAATGCCAAGTATCGCACCGAACGCCGGTCGGTTCTGTACGGCAGATGGGTGGAATGACGTTTCAGAGCGCTTTCGCGTCCGCATGGGCGTCTGCGCTCCAAAGCCGCCGACGGAGAGTTTCGATGGTCGCCCGCATCTATCGTCCCTCACGCACCGCGATGCAGTCCGGCAAGGGTAAGTCCCACGAGTGGGTGCTCGTTTACGAACCCGCCGAGGCCAAGACGGTTGAGCCGCTGATGGGCTATACGTCCTCCGGCGACATGCGCTCGCAGATCCGCCTGACCTTCGAGACGAAGGAAGAGGCTATCGCCTATTGCGAGCGACAGGAAATCGCCTTCGAGGTGGAGGAGCCGAACGCGCCGCGCTCACGGCCCAAGCTTTCCTATTCCGACAACTTCCGGTACGACCGCGTACAGCCCTGGACGCATTGACCCGCGGCCGGGGTCCGGTGCGGCCCCGTAGCTCAGTGGATAGAGCACCGGCCTTCTAAGCCGATGGTCGCAGGTTCGAATCCTGCCGGGGTCGCCAGTCGTTTGCATGCTTCCCCCGGCCGTTGATCGCCGTCGCGAGTTGATGCCTTAACGTACCGAGGTCAAGAACGCGGCAGAACGGCATCTGCACGATACTCATCACGCAGCATCGAGAGCGACGCTCCGGAACGGATCGTCGCTCGCGGGATTAGCTGCCCATGGGCAAGAGATACACCGTCGAGACGGCTTTCAAGGCCGGCAAGGACGCACACGACCGCGGCGTGCTTCGCGCTCTCGGTCCGCATCGCAGAGGTTCGCCCGACTATGAGGATTGGGTTCGCGGATGGGATGCGGCCCTGCGCGCCGGACGTGGCGATCCGTCGAGGCTGAACGAAAGGCCGGATATTCTCACGCTCAGGGACGCCCGGCTCCAAAGCGCGAACAGCGAGGACCTCAACATTCTCGGCGACCGTCCTCGACCGAGAGCGCGGTGATGTCAGCTCGTGTCTGAGCGCGCTAGCCTGGGCGCTCGCACATTTCGCGGGTCCGGCTCGGCTCGGGCGACTGTGCGGTGTCGATAGCCCGGCGGGCCGCATCAGTAGTTCGCGAGCACCGCGTCATAGGTCGCCATCCGGATGCGGTCATATCCGAAGGGACGCAGGGCCAGCGTGTTGGCGAAGGGGTTCTGCGGATTCCCCATTGTCGGCGGCATGTGCATGATCGGCAGGATCCGGCTCAGGATCCGGCCCGCTGCCGGCACCGCGTTCCAGCCCGAGGTGCGGAAGCCGTGCGTACCCTCAACGGGTTTGGGCTCATCCAGAATCACCAGGAAAAGGTACTTTGGGTCGTTCGCCGGGAGGATGCCCATGAAGGAGGTCATCACGCGCGTGCGCTCGTAACGACCATTGATCACCTTCTCCGCCGTCCCGGTCTTGCCGCCGATATAGTAGCCATCGAGGTTGGCGCCCTTGGCCGAGCCGGTGATGGCGTTCAGGCGCATCAGATAGCGTAGTGCCTCGCCGGATTGCGGCGTCACGACATTGTCCTGAATGATGCGTGAGGCCGGATCGCTGCCCTTCACGAAGGTGGGCCGATAGAGGTGCCCGCCGTTGACGAGCGCGCCGATGCCCATCGCCGCCTGCAGGGGC
Protein-coding sequences here:
- a CDS encoding adenylate kinase, which encodes MRLILLGPPGAGKGTQAQRLIERYGIPQLSTGDMLRAAVAAGTDVGKRAQAVMDAGELVSDEIVVGIVDERIEEPDAKKGFVLDGFPRTVPQADALEKMLSEKGLKVDAVIEFQVDEKVLVGRIEKRAAETAAKGLPIRKDDKPEVFLRRLEEFKAATTAVGPYYRERGILHSIDGMAPIDEVTRRIEEILTAAALD
- the rpsM gene encoding 30S ribosomal protein S13, with protein sequence MARIAGVNIPTNKRVVIALQYIHGIGPRFAQEIVEKVNLAAERRVNDLTDAEILQIREMIDRDYRVEGDLRRETSMNIKRLMDLGCYRGLRHRRGLPVRGQRTHTNARTRKGPAKAIAGKKK
- the rpsK gene encoding 30S ribosomal protein S11 gives rise to the protein MAKEAQRVRRRERKNITSGVAHVNSSFNNTLITITDAQGNAIAWSSAGAQGFKGSRKSTPFAAQIAAEDAAKKAQEHGMRTLEVEVCGPGSGRESALRALQAAGFTITSIRDVTPIPHNGVRPRKKRRV
- a CDS encoding DNA-directed RNA polymerase subunit alpha is translated as MIASNWQDLTKPNQVVFKSGSRTKASLVAEPLERGFGLTLGNALRRVLLSSLQGAAVTAIQIDGVLHEFSSIAGVREDVTDIVLNVKEIAIGMQGEGPKRMVLRKQGPGVVTAGDIQTVGDIEILNPEHEICTLDEGAEIRIEFTVNTGKGYVPADQNRAEDAPIGLVPVDSLFSPVKKVSYKVENTREGQDLNKDKLTMEIETDGSISGEDAVAYAARILQDQLSVFVNFEEPQRDQRGAADEQIAELAFNPALLKKVDELELSVRSANCLKNDNIVYIGDLIQKTEAEMLRTPNFGRKSLNEIKEVLASMGLHLGMEVNAWPPENIDDLAKRYEDQY
- the rplQ gene encoding 50S ribosomal protein L17, with the protein product MRHANRGRKLNRTHEHRKAMFANMVASLIEHEQIVTTLPKAKDLRPIVEKMITLGKRGDLHARRQAISQVRDETVIKKLFDTLAPRYADRNGGYTRVLKAGFRRGDNAPMAVIEFVDRDVDARGAIDRARVEAEGENEAA
- a CDS encoding alanine/glycine:cation symporter family protein is translated as MDLIYGLFSAIEDFTWGWALIPILVIFGVFITVMSGFVQFEYVGRMFRVLSAKNQSGDPNAISAREALLVSVGGRVGGGNIAGVAVAITIGGPGAVFWMWAVALIGMATSLVESTLAQVYKRANGDGTYRGGPASYIIHGLGAQYRWLAIFYALCLMAAFAFGFNAFQGNTFAGAVNDSFGLGRGWSGAFLAVLTGFIVYGGIKRIAKASDVIIPIMAFGYIGMALLIIVLNITDVPSVLYSIVANAFGFEEAVGGGVGVALAQGLRRGLFSNEAGLGSAPNVAATADVRHPISQGITQSFSVFIDTIIICSCTAFIILLSPVYQPGAEGIDGVVLTQQSLVSHVGDWSQYFLTFAILLFAFSSIIYNYYLGETALSVMTQNPVALHVLRLAIVAVVFLGATAPGASAVFFFSDPLMGVLALVNLMAIMMLFPIALRVLNDFRAQLKAGVSRPVFDPERFSDLAIDPTAWPHARKAGEEGASRDDKPTAGAAPATAR
- a CDS encoding ETC complex I subunit gives rise to the protein MVARIYRPSRTAMQSGKGKSHEWVLVYEPAEAKTVEPLMGYTSSGDMRSQIRLTFETKEEAIAYCERQEIAFEVEEPNAPRSRPKLSYSDNFRYDRVQPWTH